One window from the genome of Cryptococcus deuterogattii R265 chromosome 10, complete sequence encodes:
- a CDS encoding cytochrome b5 reductase, translated as MAAARLLSSARIARPSVVSRTAAQSRGYSSAASSGGANWPLLLSVAGVTGIGAYAYLQYNPSVKKEVEAKIKGAEAEKAAAERTAAGVSAFVKDTWIPFTLEKIEKYNHNANIYHFSFGEEGKDKISGGEVASVVLLRSLEGPDQIKDEKGKPIIRPYTPISPPDQKGSIELMIKKYSTGKFTPYLADLTPGQQVLFKGPLQKFKYEPNSFEKGLCIAGGSGITPMWQLINHSLSIPEDKTKWTLIYANVSEADILLRKEFDALAQKYPGRLDIKYVLDKGPWGWKGETGYVTADLIKKAFPKNEGENVRAFVCGPPGQMKAISGEKEGMKQGELSGALKDLGYTSNEVFKY; from the exons ATGGCTGCAGCTAGGTTACTTTCTTCTGCTAGGATCGCCCGTCCTTCCGTCGTC TCCAGGACTGCCGCTCAGTCCCGAGGCTATTCTTCCGCTGCTTCTTCGGGCGGCGCCA ACTGGCCCTTGCTCTTGTCTGTTGCCGGTGTT ACCGGTATCGGTGCATACGCATACCTCCAGTACAACCCTT ctgtcaagaaggaggtcgAGGCCAAGATCAAGGGCGCTGAGGCTGAAAAGGCCGCTGCTGAGCGTACCGCTGCCGGTGTCAGCGCTTTTGTCAA GGACACTTGGATCCCCTTCACCCTCGAGAAAATTGAAAAATACAACCACAACGCCAACATCTACCACTTCAGctttggagaggagggtaaaGACAAGATCTCTGGCGGTGAGGTCGCCAGCGTCGTCCTTTTGAGATCCCTTGAGGGTCCCGACCAAATCAAGGACGAGAAAGGCAAGCCTATCATCAG GCCTTACACCCCCATCTCACCCCCTGATCAGAAGGGCTCCATCGAGTTAATGATCAAGAAATACTCC ACCGGCAAATTCACTCCTTACCTTGCCGATCTCACTCCTGGTCAGCAGGTCCTCTTCAAGGGCCCCCTCCAAAAGTTCAAGTACGAGCCCAACAGTTTCGAGAAGGGCCTCTGCATTGCTGGTGGTTCTGGCATCACCCCCATGTGGCAGCTCATCAACCACTCCTTGAGCATCCCTGAGGACAAGACCAAATGGACTCTTATCTACGCCAACGTCTCTGAGGCCGACATCT tgttgaggaaggagttTGATGCTCTTGCCCAAAAGTACCCTGGCCGTCTTGATATCAAGTACGTTCTTGACAAGGGACCTTGGGGCTGGAAGGGTGAGACCGGCTATGTCACCGCCGATCTCATCAAGAAGGCATTCCCCAAGAACGAGGGTGAGAATGTCCGTGCCTTTGTTTGTGGTCCTCCTGGCCAGATGAAGGCCATTTCcggtgagaaggagggtatgAAGCAGGGTGAGCTCTCTGGCGCCCTCAAGGATTTGGGTTACACTTCCAATGAGGTCTTCAAATACTAA
- a CDS encoding ABC transporter: MTDAASPKQGLSSTEERLRKNIKQRRSSVSLSSRAPVQSCPNHIVEDLELVSIHQHTELPLVPSSQLTNPLFLVEPEEQERLHRENEDWRKNTLLNLPPPLPYDLAVEKLTIGVPDRKALRWIPDLSGVFAKRKKKDEGEPERQKKKWILQDVSCECQNGEVLAILGGSGSGKTTLLNAIANRISGLPTINGEVAYYTAERYEGLKRGMKLEKGQVKKRIGFVRQQDFLVECLTVRETLTYAAKLRLPTHLSDEAITFIVEQTIDELGLRDAADTVVGGPLRKGISGGEKRRLSIGCVLVTLPSVLILDEPTSGLDAFTSYLLLLTLSQLARRGRTVILSIHAPRSDAFEIFDRIALLSKGEIVYSGLRKDCLAWFYSLGYEVERGVNPLDFLIDISSVDNRTPENEEASIARVLSLVQAWNTRSPTHWADNLEKASMHSSTSSLSISHLSSQEHNPAEVSSNGLIGDDTSRDTDARDEQRPGLWKQTRVLTARAHRNVYRNVPQLVGFAIQAVLLGVIIGITYYQLPETPTGIQSLKNLSFQLIPGVFYLQQVFWIYKFCTDLVIFDREREDRLYDVIPYVISDFISYLIPSILSPTIYVVLVYFISKLRTDNLAANLFISIASTILVQFTTQGLALLSASLLRSFSAASMLGNSLNLFQIMSSGFILTNVPVYVAWIRWISSYFYSFRIIATTQFKDRVFDCPAESNANLNQCLGNNVLNGLNFDYTINVGAWFGGLIGLAIIEYALACVVLWGLPVGGVKHASEIDSHHRGKETDVKESHMTRDKIDVSVRNLSLIWKRRGKRSFKDREKVILNDLSLDFPSGEVSAILGPSGAGKSTLLQLLAGRKLNPGPLSHFATFGTLLFANQPTSRTTQSNVAFVEQDDDWHLPSLTVRETLTYAAILRLPDKMPKKQKIARAETVLRMLGLKDCADLPVGGALLKGISGGEKRRLSLAVQMINDPAVLVVDEPTSGLDASIALGVMHVLRDIAATGRTVIATIHQPRSDIWKLIDNVTLLAKGGTVAYTGKRSDAVQYFTSISHAMPSEFFNPADHLLDLVSIDPRVSYHKQSLTRVNGLTSQWRIKSAGHESGNEQETNGPGSAIIKCGEGTTPMRIALPVVLERHWKNLWRRKDVFFNRLVQTPLLGALFILFFQRLTHGPAGAQDRIGVTIESTSAIAFVGLLNAMSIFPADKNLYLHEAKSSARYSPATFVITYSLVELGFELLGGFGYGAIMNVAIGMQTSARIYFEYSISIWAMVNMGESFAMIFGSWIQTEGLTVTIVSTILSLIGQVSGVISLSVPAWLAAIAWGTCVKAATRVQIINEAVGLVFHCTTEEISSGACVAQSGEQLLALFNWHDLDTAKFMGIMIAICIGWRIMAWASLAARVGGIK; the protein is encoded by the exons ATGACCGACGCAGCTTCGCCTAAACAAGGCCTCTCGAGTACGGAGGAACGTCTGAGAAAAAACATTAAGCAAAGGCGAAGCTCTGTATCACTGTCAAGTCGAGCGCCAGTGCAATCCTGTCCCAATCACATTGTTGAAGATCTCGAACTTGTGTCGATCCACCAACATACCGAGCTACCCCTCGTGCCATCTTCGCAATTGACCAATCCACTTTTCCTGGTCGAGccagaagagcaagaaagaTTACACCGGGAAAACGAAGactggaggaagaacacccttctcaatctACCACCGCCTCTGCCATATGACTTGGCAGTGGAAAAGCTTACAATAGGGGTACCGGATCGCAAAGCTCTTCG ATGGATACCTGATTTGTCCGGAGTATTtgcaaagaggaagaaaaaggatgaaggggaacCAGAACgacaaaagaaaaaatggATTTTGCAAGATGTCAGCTGCGAGTGTCAGAATGGAGAGGTCTTGGCAAT CCTGGGAGGTTCAGGATCAGGCAAGACGACCCTGTTGAATGCCATTGCAAATCGCATATCCGGTTTACCCACTATTAATGGCGAAGTGGCTTACTATACTGCAGAACGGTATGAGGGCCTCAAGAGAGGGATGAAATTAGAGAAAGGGCAAGTGAAAAAGCGTATAGGGTTTGTGAGGCAGCAGGATTTCCTGGTAGAATGCTTGACCG TTCGAGAAACATTGACCTAT GCAGCAAAACTCAGACTCCCGACTCACTTGTCAGATGAAGCGATAACCTTTATCGTGGAACAAACTATCGATGAGCTGGGTTTGCGAGATGCTGCAGATACTGTTGTCGGTGGCCCATTAAGAAAGGGTATATCaggtggagaaaagag GCGATTGTCGATAGGCTGTGTCCTGGTTACTTTACCTAGCGTACTAATTCTGGAT GAACCTACATCTGGCCTGG ATGCTTTCACCTCatatcttctcctgctcaCGCTGTCACAACTTGCTCGCCGAGGACGAACTGTCATTTTGTCAATCCACGCCCCTCGTTCAGACGCTTTTGAGATTTTCGATCGAATAGCACTTTTATCCAAAGGCGAAATCGTTTATTCTGGGCTTCGGAAGGACTGTCTCGCATGGTTTTATAGCCTCGGGTATGAGGTCGAGCGAGGAGTCAACCCACTAG ATTTTTTGATCGACATCTCTTCTGTTGACAATCGTACCCctgagaatgaagaggccTCTATTGCCCGCGTTCTCTCACTAGTCCAAGCTTGGAATACTCGCTCCCCAACTCACTGGGCCGATAATCTTGAAAAGGCATCCATGCACAGctcaacttcctccttATCTATTAGCCACCTTTCATCTCAAGAACACAATCCTGCCGAGGTGTCAAGTAATGGGTTAATCGGAGATGATACGTCGCGAGATACGGATGCTAGGGATGAGCAACGGCCAGGGCTATGGAAGCAAACAAGGGTGCTGACCGCCAGGGCACATCGGAATGTGTATAGAAACGTGCCGCAGTTAGTCGGATTCGCAATACAGGCGGTGTTATTAGGAGTCATCATTGGTATAACATACTACCAGTTACCCGAA ACACCCACCGGTATACAGAGTTTGAAAAACCTGAGTTTCCAGCTCATACCAGGTGTTTTTTATTTACAGCAGGTATTTT GGATCTATAAGTTCTGTACCGACCTTGTCATTTTCGAtcgagaaagggaagatcGCCTTTAC GACGTTATCCCCTATGTTATCTCTGATTTCATTTCATATCTTATTCCCAGTATCTTATCACCCACCATCTATGTTGTTTTGGTCTATTTCATATCGAAACTCCGCACTGATAATCTGGCGGCAAATCTGTTTATCAGTATCGCATCT ACCATCCTTGTCCAATTTACCACTCAGGGTTTGGCATTGCTCTCG GCCTCACTACTCAGGTCATTTTCGGCGGCTTCCATGCTGGGAAACTCGCTGAACTTATTCCAAAT CATGAGTTCGGGGTTCATATT GACAAATGTGCCAGTGTATGTGGCATGGATCAGATGGATAAGCTCTTACTTCTATTCTTTCC GAATCATTGCGACGACGCAATTCAAAGACCGAGTGTTCGATTGCCCGGCAGAATCAAACGCCAATCTCAATCAA TGTCTGGGAAACAACGTCTTGAATGGCCTCAACTTTGACTACACCATTAATGTTGGAGCGTGGTTTGGAGGATTGATTGGTCTGGCAATTATCGAATACGCTTTGGCATGTGTTGTTCTTTGGGGCTTGCCTGTTGGTGGAGTGAAACATGCCTCAGAAATTGATTCGCATCACCGCGGCAAAGAGACCGATGTGAAGGAAAGTCATATGACGAGGGATAAAATCGATGTCTCT GTGAGAAATCTCAGTTTGATCTGGAAGAGGCGAGGAAAAAGGTCTTTCAAGGATAGGGAAAAGGTCATCTTGAATGATTTATCTTTGGATTTTCCCT CCGGTGAAGTTTCGGCGATTTTAGGACCTTCTGGAGCCGGAAAG TCAACATTGTTACAGCTCCTCGCCGGAAGAAAACTCAATCCAGGTCCCCTTTCACACTTTGCAACCTTTGGTACCCTTCTCTTTGCAAATCAGCCCACTTCTCGTACCACTCAATCCAATGTTGCCTTCGTAGAGCAAGATGATGACTGGCATCTACCTTCACTTACTGTTCGTGAAACACTCACCTATGCTGCTATATTACGACTTCCGGATAAGATGCccaagaagcagaagattGCGAGGGCAGAGACAGTGTTGAGAATGCTGGGACTCAAGGACTGTGCGGACCTTCCGGTTGGTGGCGCTTTGTTGAAAGGCATCAGTGGCggtgaaaaaagaagactgaGTCTGGCTGTACAAA TGATCAATGACCCCGCGGTCTTAGTGGTTGATGAGCC AACTTCTGGACTTGACGCTAGTATTGCACTCGGGGTCATGCACGTTTTACGCGATATTGCGGCTACCGGACGGACGGTGATAG CTACTATTCATCAGCCTCGCAGTGACATCTGGAAGCTTATTGACAACGTCACTTTGTTGGCAAAGGGAGGTACCGTAGCT TATACAGGAAAACGTTCAGATGCCGTCCAATACTTTACTTCCATCAGTCACGCCATGCCTTCTGAATTTTTCAACCCCGCCGATCATCTTTTGGATCTCGTCTCTATCGACCCCCGAGTCTCCTACCATAAGCAGTCATTAACTCGAGTCAATGGTCTTACATCTCAATGGCGAATCAAATCAGCTGGGCATGAAAGCGGAAATGAACAAGAAACGAATGGCCCAGGCTCTGCAATTATCAAGTGCGGAGAAGGGACTACCCCGATGAGGATAGCTTTGCCTGTCGTGCTGGAGAGACACTGGAAAAATTTATGGAGGCGCAAGGACGTGTTTTTCAATAGGCTAGTGCAGACCCCTTTATTGGGAGCACTGTTTATTTTATTCTTCCAGAGACTTACTCATGGACCAGCAG GTGCTCAAGATCGAATCGGTGTCACAATTGAGTCAACTTCAGCAATTGCTTTCGTCGGTCTTCTCAATGCCATGTCAATATTCCCTGCCGATAAGAATCTTTATCTTCACGAGGCTAAGTCTTCTGCTCGGTACTCGCCTGCTACCTTTGTGATTACTTATTCTTTGGTCGAGCTTGGATTTGAGTTGCTAGGTGGATTCGGCTACGGTGCTATC ATGAACGTCGCTATAGGTATGCAGACTTCAGCGAGAATATATTTCGAGTACTCTATATCGATCTGGGCTATGGTCAATATGGGTGAAAGTTTTGCGATGATCTTCGGCAGCTGGATTCAGACGGAAGGCTTGACTGTAAC CATCGTTTCCACTATCCTCTCACTTATTGGGCAAGTCAGTGGTGTCATATCGCTATCTGTGCCTGCTTGGTTAGCAGCC ATTGCCTGGGGTACATGTGTGAAAG CTGCGACGAGAGTTCAAATTATCAACGAGGCTGTCGGTTTGGTATTCCACTGTACCACCGAGGAAATCTCATCAGGAGCATGCGTGGCACAAAGTGGCGAGCAACT ACTTGCATTGTTCAATTGGCATGATCTTGATACGGCGAAGTTTATGGGAATTATGATTGCTATTTGTATAGGGTGGAGGATCATGGCCTGGGCATCTTTAGCGGCAAGAGTTGGGGGAATTAAGTAG
- a CDS encoding E3 ubiquitin-protein ligase synoviolin has translation MARRFALYGVASTIFAVGVVSTALRTRANFYAAAVSIGKSSGSMMILGNFTLFNVILLGIGVKNLFFGQLRTIEYEHLWERLWMFLTESLLALAIFRDDFSISFMAMFSVLVFLKCFHWITADRVDYMDQIPPPGPPRQFHIRMVSIISLLMLLDFLFVSYSLETILLEGVSAMIIFASEFVILQATIAGSAARYAVGVIDLRRARGREDAPVWEAKSTYLFYIDLSVDFIKLLTYLMFFTVIFLNYGLPLHILRDVYLTLVSFVGRIRDLMRYRRATRDMDNLYPDATEEELERSGDRTCIICREEMISRSQRAREGMQVDEGGPNETPKKLQCGHVFHFHCLRSWLERQQKCPTCRRDVLTHQRPPAFVNNPPMPLEPLRPAPAAPAARPGGHGRDAQLVELMRQNLNEYFPNDNNRQGGPARASTTQVADSRAGETSGSQEGAEQRIQRGIWGGPIVPGRFTPAPLGAAPRLSSSHTPFTSRRSGQPSPTRTVPQLFVNQQEINANRIPQDSSSYYNNSRVVSGNVTPFSSNPPFSFSNTGAARTTGEEVGQDENDVRRQVAEAALRRLAGMSSAESGELLPSEREDKGKGREQMQEGSELDRWDAIPRVHAQLAPKQFHALDHDHLSVSNKRPRLNSSTAYTPPFENWTRGIERTSEGTRRGLDERLKLLGQVDERIWGLVGELTRLRSEWEAEDGAVSGTSSPSHSSQGENAAAPVAASSVSDPQPDDNSTLEQ, from the exons ATGGCACGCCGTTTCGCGCTCTACGGCGTTGCCTCGACCATCTTCGCCGTTGGCGTGGTCTCTACAGCCCTGCGGACGCGAGCCAACTTCTATGCGGCCGCTGTATCTATTGGGAAGAGCAGTGGATCTATGATG ATACTGGGTAACTTTACCCTATTCAATGTCATATTATTAGGCATAGGTGTAAAGAATTTATTCTTTGGCCAGCTGCGTACCATCGAGTATGAA CATCTATGGGAGAGATTATGGATGTTCTTGACTGAATCGTTGCTGGCACTGGCCATCTTCCG AGATGATTTCTCTATTTCTTTCATGGCCATGTTCAGCGTCTTGGTGTTCTTGAAGTGTTTCCACTGGATTACAGCCGACCGAGTAGACTAC ATGGACCAAATACCTCCGCCAGGTCCGCCTAGGCAATTCCACATCCGAATGGTTTCtatcatctccctcctcatGCTCCTCGACTTCCTATTTGTCTCATACTCCCTTGAGACTATACTTCTCGAAGGTGTGTCCGCCATGATCATCTTTGCATCCGAATTCGTCATTCTTCAGGCGACGATTGCTGGTAGCGCAGCTAGGTACGCTGTTGGTGTGATCGATTTGAGGAGGGCTcgtggaagagaagatgccCCAGTCTGGGAGGCAAAGAGCACATATCTCTTCTACATCGATCTTTCTGTTG ACTTCATCAAACTCCTTACCTATCTCATGTTCTTCaccgtcatcttcctcaactaTGgtctccctcttcacaTTCTCCGTGACGTCTATCTGACCCTTGTGTCATTCGTCGGTCGAATTCGCGACCTCATGCGTTACCGACGCGCCACGCGTGATATGGACAACTTGTATCCCGACGCCACTGAAGAGGAACTCGAAAGGTCGGGCGATAGGACGTGCATCATTTGCCGTGAGGAGATGATCTCTCGGAGCCAGAGggcaagagaagggatgCAGGTTGATGAGGGCGGCCCTAACGAGACGCCTAAAAAGCTTCAATGCGGACATGTGTTCCATTTTCATTGTTTGCGCAGCTGGCTTGAAAGGCAGCAAAAGTGTCCCACTTG TCGTAGAGATGTTCTCACGCATCAAAGGCCTCCTGCTTTCGTGAACAACCCCCCGATGCCCTTAGAACCGCTAAGGCCCGCCCCCGCTGCACCCGCTGCACGCCCAGGTGGCCATGGTCGAGACGCCCAGCTTGTCGAGCTGATGCGTCAGAACTTGAACGAGTACTTCCCTAACGATAACAATCGTCAGGGTGGGCCGGCTAGAGCATCTACTACTCAAGTTGCAGATTCGCGTGCAGGGGAGACCTCTGGTTCTCAAGAAGGAGCTGAGCAAAGGATACAGAGAGGTATTTGGGGTGGACCTATCGTTCCTGGTCGATTTACTCCTGCTCCGCTTGGCGCGGCTCCCAGAttatcttcatctcatACCCCTTTCACATCGCGCCGAAGTGGACAACCATCCCCGACTCGAACTGTTCCTCAACTTTTTGTCAATCAACAGGAAATCAACGCCAATCGCATTCCTCAAGATTCATCGTCATACTATAACAATTCCCGAGTAGTCTCTGGTAACGTCACACCCTTTTCGTCAAATCCGCCTTTCAGTTTCAGTAACACCGGAGCTGCTAGGACCACGGGAGAGGAGGTCGGAcaggatgagaatgatgtTAGGAGACAGGTTGCGGAGGCGGCACTGAGAAGATTAGCGGGTATGAGCAGTGCTGAGAGCGGGGAGTTGCTGCCTTctgaaagagaagacaagggGAAGGGACGAGAGCAGAtgcaagaaggaagcgaaCTGGACCGATGGGACGCAATACCGCGTGTCCATGCTCAGTTAGCTCCCAAGCAATTCCACGCGCTCGACCACGACCATCTATCTGTCTCCAACAAACGGCCTAGACTTAATAGTTCTACAGCATACACACCACCCTTCGAAAATTGGACACGAGGGATTGAGAGAACATCAGAAGGTACAAGACGAGGACTGGATGAGCGGTTAAAGTTGCTGGGTCAGGTAGATGAAAGAATTTGGGGGTTGGTGGGCGAATTGACAAGATTGAGGAGTGAATGGGAAGCGGAGGATGGCGCAGTGAGCGGGACATCTTCCCCCTCGCATTCATCACAGGGTGAGAATGCTGCTGCACCTGTAGCTGCATCGTCTGTGTCTGACCCGCAACCGGACGACAATAGTACTCTGGAGCAATAG
- a CDS encoding guanine nucleotide-binding protein subunit beta-like protein, which yields MAEHLMFKGNLAGHNGWVTAIATSSENPDMILTASRDKTVIAWQLTREDNLYGFPKKILHGHNHFVSDVAISSDGQFALSSSWDHTLRLWDLNTGLTTKKFVGHTGDVLSVSFSADNRQIVSASRDRSIKLWNTLGECKFDIVEDGHTEWVSCVRFSPNPALPVIISAGWDKTVKVWELSNCKLKTTHHGHTGYLNTLAVSPDGSLAASGGKDGITMLWDLNEGKHLYSLDAGDIINSLVFSPNRYWLCAATASSIKIFDLESKSLVDDLQPDFDGLSDKARKPECTSLAWSADGQTLFAGFSDNLVRVWAVVA from the exons ATGGCCGAGCACCTCATGTTCAAGGGCAACCTCGCCGGCCACAACGGCTGGGTCACCGCCATCGCTACCTCCTCCGAGAACCCCGACATGATCCTCACCGCTTCTAGGG ACAAGACTGTCATTGCTTGGCAACTCACCCGAGAGGACAACTTGTACGGTTTCCCCAAGAAAATCCTCCACGGTCACAACCACTTCGTGTCCGATGTTGCCATCTCTTCCGACGGCCAAtttgctctttcttcctcttgggACCACACCCTTAGGTTGTGGGACCTTAACACTGGTTTGACAACCAAGAAGTTTGTCGGCCACACTGGCGACGTTCTCTC CgtctctttctctgctGACAACCGTCAAATTGTCTCTGCCTCCCGAGACCGATCCATCAAGCTCTGGAACACCCTTGGAGAGTGCAAGTTTGACATTGTCGAGGACGGCCACACCGAGTG GGTCTCATGCGTTCGATTCTCCCCTAACCCCGCCCTCCCCGTCATCATCTCTGCTGGTTGGGACAAGACCGTCAAG GTCTGGGAGCTCTCCAACTGCAAGTTGAAGACCACCCACCACGGTCACACCGGTTACCTCAACACCCTCGCCGTCTCTCCCGATGGTTCCCTCGCCGCCTCCGGTGGTAAGGACGGTATCACCATGCTCTGGGACCTCAACGAGGGCAAGCACCTCTACTCTCTCGACGCCGGAGACATTATCAActctctcgtcttctcccctAACCGATACTGGCTCTGTGCTGCTACCGCTTCCTCCATCAAGATCTTCGACCTCGAGAGCAA GTCTCTTGTCGATGACCTCCAACCCGACTTTGACGGCCTCTCCGACAAGGCCCGCAAGCCTGAATGCACTTCCCTCGCTTGGTCTGCTGACGGCCAGACTCTCTTCGCTGGTTTCTCTGACAACCTCGTCCGAGTCTGGGCTGTCGTTGCTTAG
- a CDS encoding AP endonuclease 1 produces MARAITSAAPKRGRSASSPLTDLEPEIPALMAVKPKRAFRSTKTKKEEDKENDNCEDESTPAKKQRVSKAKAWPPAELEPMLHLPRQAYPTFKLPSSTACLNGGIAPPNDGSQPMLLGAHVSAAGGPATALLRAGLAGANGLALFVKSQRQWKSKPYEEDTMQRFKELMKSKEEGGMGYGPESILVHGSYLINLGNPDPVKWKVSYECFKDDIARCHQLGIKLYNWHPGSTVGACTKEESFALIAKAINQVHKDVPEVITVIENMANAGSNIVGTAWSDLSSIIELVEDKSRVRVCIDTCHTFAAGYDIRTRETYAETMRKFDEVVGNKYLAGVHLNDSKADLGANKDLHENIGLGKIGLTAFRCIMRDPLMAGIPLVLETPAPDSPIPAEHLSIWTKEIALLYEIQAIEDEEWEVKKGDIEERWRKERDAINPPKEKKKPVARGKTKKAKKAEDEGCSHDED; encoded by the exons ATGGCCCGCGCGATAACATCAGCAGCTCCCAAGCGTGGACGCTCAGCGTCCTCCCCTCTGACAGATCTAGAGCCCGAAATTCCCGCTCTCATGGCTGTAAAGCCTAAGAGAGCTTTTCGATCAacaaagacgaagaaggaagaagacaaggagaatgaTAACTGCGAGGATGAATCTACTCCTGCAAAGAAGCAGCGTGTTTCCAAGGCTAAGGCCTGGCCTCCAGCTGAGCTAGAACCAAtgcttcatctccctcgtCAAGCTTACCCTACATTCAAGCTCCCATCTTCTACAGCCTGTCTTAACGGAGGTATTGCACCTCCGAACGATGGATCACAACCAATGCTTCTTGGGGCACATGTCTCTGCTGCTGGCGGCCCTGCCACAGCTTTGCTGAGAGCAGGTTTGGCGGGCGCGAACGGGTTGGCTCTGTTTGTCAAGAGTCAACGACAGTGGAAGAGTAAGCCATATGAAGAGGACACAATGCAGAGGTTCAAAGAGCTcatgaagagcaaggaggaaggtg GAATGGGTTACGGCCCTGAGAGTATACTGGTTCACGGCAGTTATCTCATCAACTTAGG TAACCCTGATCC GGTCAAGTGGAAAGTCTCCTACGAATGTTTCAAAGATGATATTGCACGTTGCCATCAGCTTGGTATTAAACTCTACAACTGGCA TCCTGGATCCACAGTTGGCGCTTGtaccaaggaagaaagctTCGCTCTCATTGCAAAAGCCATCAACCAGGTGCATAAGGATGTCCCTGAAGTCATCACCGTGATCGAGAACATG GCCAACGCAGGATCCAACATTGTCGGGACAGCATGGTCAGAcctttcctccatcatTGAACTCGTCGAAGACAAATCACGCGTCCGCGTCTGTATCGACACTTGCCACACCTTTGCCGCTGGTTACGATATTCGAACACGAGAAACATACGCTGAGACCATGAGAAAGTTTGACGAGGTGGTTGGAAACAAGTACTTGGCCGGTGTGCATTTAAATGATTCAAAGGCGGATCTGGGTGCCAACAAGGATTTGCACGAGAACATCGGTCT CGGTAAGATTGGCCTTACAGCTTTCAGATGTATCATGCGCGACCCTCTCATGGCCGGTATACCCCTCGTCCTTGAAACTCCCGCCCCAGATTCCCCCATCCCCGCCGaacatctttccatctgGACAAAAGAAATCGCTCTTTTATACGAAATCCAAGCaattgaagatgaggaatgggaggtcaagaagggcgaCATCGAAGAGCGGTGGAGGAAAGAGCGGGATGCGATCAATCCTccgaaagaaaagaagaagcccGTCGCCAGGGGAAAAACGAAGAAGGCCAAAAAAGCGGAGGACGAAGGATGCTCCCATGATGAGGATTAG